A single window of Bdellovibrionales bacterium DNA harbors:
- a CDS encoding ATP-binding cassette domain-containing protein: MADPIIQVQDLTRGFRVRDKDAKKSGWFSSPKTKELVAVRDLNFSIQAGEKVAFIGPNGAGKSTTLKMLSGLLCPTSGTASVCGMTPWEKTQELASKIGLVFGQRSHLWPHLPVKDSFALLAKIYSLDETAANQQTEKLIEVFGLTKFFNQYARTLSLGQRMRCDIAAALLHQPSVLFLDEPTIGLDVTAKALLRDHLNRLVQEFETTVLLTSHDTDDIEKICDRVILIDRGLKLLDTTLPVLHRDYRQTKTLLLTTEEECPLFDHPHVTVEEQGDHRLVLKVDVTQVRMEVIVAQCLERFKLLDITIEDLPLEEIIKTIYLHMKHKKAG, translated from the coding sequence ATGGCGGATCCCATCATTCAGGTACAGGACTTAACACGCGGTTTTCGTGTGCGTGATAAGGATGCCAAGAAAAGCGGTTGGTTTTCGAGTCCGAAAACAAAAGAGCTTGTGGCTGTTCGCGACCTCAATTTTTCCATTCAAGCTGGCGAGAAAGTTGCCTTTATCGGCCCCAATGGCGCGGGAAAATCAACGACGCTTAAGATGCTTTCGGGCCTTTTGTGCCCTACGTCGGGGACGGCGTCCGTTTGCGGCATGACACCGTGGGAGAAGACGCAAGAATTGGCCTCCAAGATTGGCCTTGTGTTCGGGCAGCGCTCACACCTGTGGCCGCACTTACCTGTAAAGGACAGCTTTGCTCTGCTGGCCAAGATTTACTCTCTGGATGAGACGGCGGCGAACCAGCAAACGGAAAAACTAATTGAGGTGTTTGGCCTTACCAAGTTTTTTAATCAGTATGCTCGCACGCTTTCGCTGGGGCAGCGGATGCGCTGTGATATTGCGGCGGCGCTTCTCCACCAGCCGTCGGTTTTGTTTTTGGACGAGCCGACCATCGGTCTTGATGTGACGGCCAAGGCCTTGCTGCGTGATCACTTAAATCGCTTGGTGCAAGAGTTCGAAACGACAGTTTTGCTGACCAGTCATGACACCGACGATATCGAGAAAATCTGCGACCGCGTGATTTTGATCGATCGCGGGCTTAAGCTTTTGGATACGACGTTGCCTGTACTGCATCGCGATTATCGTCAGACAAAAACGTTGCTGCTTACGACGGAAGAAGAATGCCCCCTGTTCGATCATCCGCATGTCACGGTGGAAGAACAGGGCGATCATAGGCTTGTGCTTAAGGTGGACGTAACGCAGGTGAGGATGGAGGTTATCGTCGCACAATGCCTTGAGCGATTTAAGCTGCTTGACATCACAATTGAAGATTTGCCGTTGGAGGAGATTATTAAAACGATCTACCTTCACATGAAACACAAAAAGGCGGGATGA